One region of Maylandia zebra isolate NMK-2024a linkage group LG10, Mzebra_GT3a, whole genome shotgun sequence genomic DNA includes:
- the cfap54 gene encoding cilia- and flagella-associated protein 54 isoform X5, whose amino-acid sequence MDLPASYYGELDQRNPVLSAFKREINSFITLMKQVASSNNQDNSTYAKGIKILVEIWKKFKHRLPLKLYQEHMLQIADFLFGIKLYQLALRQGYSLHLSQFSSVKITDITNVDQFMACFFPEGLDTDQNTFAMKVRAMQGCALCIFELERQHSFLSQKGLCKLLCVLNFMRTMMQAFQQHEHLYWQIYNGSLHIYNVCRYLMTMQCSAQALEYLLWASISLELSIPLMTAKYLPVIVTLYCAVCQCYYDNHAEVQAEEFARRALGKINELAKLGEHSEVPATRETQRAYKDASIKLGAMIFKRAAFETRKRPKTLYKTKIKSTLKDIPNVPWPRTPTERLLTGLFECSAAQFLGILEALWDSNTRPLQMRMPEDPELQEVYLELLSAGISLLSGVTGEQRYDDHPCLSPLVLTQNSTLIDLAISGENKIPVMSAVRFIKLLFQYKQQDAFTELSTEMLQVLTSLDGQSFRRGKQELALLHSFNILLSTQRSPPKEDITSKDQHKASLSMSDKLMDLVETLHKSVCDSAPEVQPDADLILDIVLFLWGKMKAVIQRDPLQNHDKWLWCLYVLYEVALTCDLAAVDCIMIAEMSHTLGMLLENAAEYFLETSTSAVCERDCDDAKPNSFSILESSSTELLQKVCEVVKRGLEALAKGAATLAPQDCSAFTDFAFMQKFCPLQSSAFSTTSPKSSKHRNEDDEVNLKKGEVETQTESDFNGCRQTEATCTYLLIKDLHLELDIILHRASLKLLQLNAVVESELLDRIKKNKVSKALFLIQKALLVYNNMEQSDISETKSLLEDAATLIEKAGMEERKVYMSSTPNTTSEDKGKVIKEDGQSPPPPPVLLSRNNHSMTFAPAPHNLEGQVCWYQLCSRVAEGINRKVRLGDCSLPGTGNMVPAVSGECVLRVEGLEPNQKYVFAVAAYNSQGELLGSTIGGTTLPLLASMPVPLLSAWAHLAKVAFQTEQYAIAKRACRELWSHCTYPDSESNSTEGRLATTGLRKEILQYSSLHLCQLFLTSIFIETEINIQQGSLYWDSFSDNGPFIWEKEARLEECERMLVAMDLAMCLNDAAAALQAAVSCYGLLAPIMFHQITCDSVVQVLKKCLMVLEENSGLLKQKWTGNTSESFIHMIACITYYLAKTLRVLRKHEMAKALMDCGCRLLQDVYHAQLQIRRLTNQSEGRKTADQATVKSEMKISRQLKALERKNKKITVSKGTHTPEPETSQTLTVSEDPNLLYELISSGTLKDAYMHVMKLRRKVYFTEFAALLLQRTMKEGHIDLVLEWGQSMFQFLSSRDEAMVLSTKCLEGHGQIRKRSGNQNAKGSETSQHKNASSHDDTRKQAKHKLAQNMLLKMRTHREVLAMENLLAMISSVMQRQKKRLQLRHTCAVERVWRSHLNYYMAQAHLAVFYQRLPQQHRGDLEQRYSQFHPLCFSLAYSGVLVWRNNSQQHELESSNEAVLHEDSSDHMDYVMTAHKDRGRKDAVDGSVAEDRCKEGEGSPHSVEQQMEAQRCTGATLLESINKVAVHLRRAMVLAHRGNHWTTLQCVCQTLWDQSCRITVLVQRAAQLETPCTITAEQLHSILTPLLVLATDFIMDMLQKLGLWSLYGSDLTEDELESSLHFSVPLDDSTQVDLRWVRTLVLHTLERLHDSGKWESLAHFALLFNSYTRDRYTVIVTPLLVHAQRMLLERINSFGGPSVPQPHHVNTQKATGKEVTNKSYAGCQLLSGRIHHATQKRHLHKKAALTNSIPREAVDLTGAEIQHSMSLVCVPLDVEDTLSCYHQALEKKTYCLQMFQHSRSLLVLLLANTQPCFMIPTQHCRSRGLSHSASFVNFSPVVMPTPNIQPCDLTEEDYSTPDAIYGLPISRDHLQTIISAYSTSIKYLKANSRDSLRVLALHELGNLQFYSGNTRAAHSCWSKAVDCALKSSGVLEKWDGASLGNGSLQEILRQAGMWGCLQAAVVTAKIAQFILTSDINQRTKYCLLSAYLFKSLLCCSMAQPQADLQYASYSIGDELLPGVDLFSEPHRLHLGTTVSSLNFICHWLLTTGYCIMLLPTLALYLHFVGTVCRDVQHTVKGKILKIRALTELCLFAEAVKDAVQLTRGTGVLLPHGQYIASACVQPTKTFCSNESLLDNAEALEELVNCDFTPEVCTLYGPALCLRFNLARVQLVLALTNAIAGYPVPDSVEGEVCISVTSCSVDPKDDEQDSPDTDDCCPKTGEQKVLNLDAKNLTPERIKFLLLERASSWLNTISEQLESHSLCKMETLELTIESNLLKGNLYMQQGHTALCFDTAVSSLKLLQTSPVTVRGSWADDKDFGESDAQNGDCPGVVEASERIGVHLWLHCRLALVNSLVAHNPRTIELLPGKNINEEAARVLQEGLDECALWGDLDIQALLLVEGARLEARRGKTDNSMTMLQSRRSPFVPVCRKQ is encoded by the exons ATGGATTTACCAGCGTCGTATTATGGGGAACTTGATCAAAGAAACCCAGTACTTTCAGCTTTTAAGCGAGAGATTAACTCGTTTATAACGCTGATGAAACAAGTGGCTTCGTCGAACAACCAGGACAACAGCACTTATGCTAAAGG gATTAAAATTCTGGTGGAGATATGGAAAAAGTTCAAACATCGACTGCCTTTGAAACTGTACCAGGAGCACATGTTGCAGATTGCAGATTTTCTCTTTGGAATAAAG CTGTACCAGCTGGCTCTAAGGCAGGGCTACAGTCTCCACCTGTCACAGTTCAGCTCAGTGAAAATAACTGACATCACAAATGTGGATCAGTTTATGGCCTGCTTCTTCCCCGAAGGGCTTGATACAGACCAAAATACCTTTGCCATGAAG gTACGTGCCATGCAGGGCTGTGCCCTGTGTATATTTGAGCTGGAGAGACAGCACAGTTTCCTCAGCCAAAAGGGGCTCTGTAAACTGCTGTGTGTGCTGAACTTCATGAGGACCATGATGCAGGCATTTCAGCAACACGAGCACCTCTACTGGCAGATATATAATG GTTCATTACACATTTACAATGTCTGCCGTTATTTGATGACTATGCAGTGCAGCGCGCAG GCACTGGAGTACCTCCTGTGGGCAAGCATCAGTTTGGAGTTGTCCATCCCTCTGATGACAGCTAAGTATCTGCCAGTGATCGTCACACTCTACTGTGCCGTCTGCCAGTGTTACTATGACAACCATGCTGAGGTGCAGGCGGAG GAATTTGCCCGGAGAGCCCTTGGAAAAATCAATGAATTAGCAAAACTCGGGGAGCACAGTGAAGTTCCTGCCACCAGAGAGACTCAGAGAGCTTACAAAGATGCCTCCATCAAG CTTGGTGCCATGATTTTCAAGCGAGCAGCATTTGAGACCCGAAAGAGACCCAAAACCCTGTACAAGACCAAAATCAAAAGCACCCTGAAGGACATACCTAAT GTGCCATGGCCTCGTACCCCAACAGAGCGCCTGCTAACAGGCTTGTTTGAGTGCAGTGCAGCACAGTTCCTGGGCATTTTGGAAGCACTCTGGGACAGCAACACGCGGCCACTTCAAATGAGAATGCCTGAAGATCCGGAGCTACAAGAGGTCTACCTGGAACTCCTGTCTGCTGGAATTAGTTTGTTATCTG GTGTCACTGGTGAGCAGAGGTATGATGACCACCCGTGCCTGTCTCCTCTTGTACTGACACAGAATTCGACTCTGATAGATTTAGCCATTTCAG GAGAAAACAAAATACCCGTCATGTCTGCAGTGAGGTTCATCAAACTGCTGTTTCAGTACAAGCAGCAGGATGCATTTACTGAACTCAGCACAGAGATGCTGCAGGTTTTGACT AGTTTGGATGGCCAATCAttcaggaggggaaagcaggAGCTTGCTTTGCTTCACAGTTTCAACATTTTGCTGTCTACCCAGAGGAGCCCTCCTAAAGAAGACATCACAAGCAAAG ACCAACATAAGGCTTCACTTTCTATGAGTGATAAACTGATGGATCTGGTAGAAACCCTTCACAAGTCCGTCTGTGATTCTGCTCCT gaGGTGCAGCCAGATGCAGACCTGATTTTGGATATTGTGTTGTTCCTGTGGGGTAAGATGAAAGCGGTGATACAGAGAGATCCTCTGCAAAATCATGACAAG TGGTTGTGGTGTCTTTATGTGTTGTATGAGGTGGCCCTCACCTGTGACCTGGCAGCTGTTGACTGTATCATGATAGCAGAGATGAGCCACACACTGGGCATGCTGCTTGAGAATGCAGCTGAATATTTTCTTGAAACTTCAACGTCAG CAGTTTGCGAAAGAGACTGTGATGATGCAAAGCCAAACTCTTTCTCTATTCTTGAG agtTCAAGCACAGAGCTGCTTCAGAAAGTGTGTGAGGTGGTAAAGAGGGGTCTCGAAGCTTTGGCAAAGGGTGCGGCTACGCTGGCCCCCCAGGACTGCTCAGCTTTCACTGACTTTGCGTTCATGCAG AAATTTTGTCCCCTCCAGTCATCGGCTTTTTCCACAACCTCTCCAAAATCatcaaaacacagaaatgaagacGATGAAGTAAATCTGAAAAAAGGAGAGGTGGAAACTCAAACAGAATCTGACTTTAATGGCTGTCGACAAACTGAAGCCACATGCACGTATCTTCTGATCAAAGATCTCCACCTAGAGTTGGACATTATCCTCCACAGGGCTTCCCTCAAGTTGCTGCAGCTAAATGCAG TTGTAGAGTCTGAACTGTTGGACCGGATCAAAAAAAACAAGGTGTCCAAAGCTCTGTTCCTGATCCAGAAAGCTTTGCTGGTGTACAACAACATGGAACAAAGTGACATCAGTGAAACCAAAAGTCTGCTGGAG GATGCTGCTACCCTCATAGAgaaagcaggtatggaggagagaAAAGTGTACATGTCCTCAACTCCTAATACTACATCTGAAGATAAAGGCAAAGTAATCAAGGAGGACGGACAGagccctccacctcctcctgtcCTACTCTCACGCAACAACCACTCCATGACCTTTGCCCCAGCACCTCATAACTTAGAGGGACAA GTGTGCTGGTACCAGCTTTGCAGTCGGGTAGCTGAGGGCATAAACCGGAAAGTCCGGCTTGGAGACTGCAGCCTGCCAGGAACTGGAAATATG GTACCTGCTGTATCTGGTGAGTGTGTGCTGAGGGTGGAGGGTCTGGAGCCCAATCAGAAGTATGTGTTTGCTGTTGCAGCATACAACAGTCAGGGAGAGCTACTGGGCAGCACTATAGGGGGGACAACATTACCACTGTTGGCATCCATGCCTGTACCACTGCTCTCTGCTTGGGCTCATTTGGCTAAG GTGGCTTTTCAGACAGAGCAGTATGCTATAGCAAAAAGAGCCTGCAGAGAACTTTGGAGCCACTGCACCTACCCTGACagtgagtccaacagcacagaGGGTAGACTAGCCACCACAGG ACTACGCAAAGAAATCCTGCAGTACTCCTCTCTTCacttgtgtcagctgtttctcaCGTCCATCTTCATAGAGACAGAGATCAACATTCAGCAGGGATCACTCTATTGGGACTCATTCAGTGACAATGGACCATTTATCTGGGAAAAA GAAGCCAGACTGGAAGAATGCGAGCGAATGCTGGTGGCCATGGACTTGGCGATGTGTTTGAATGATGCGGCTGCTGCTTTGCAGGCTGCAGTTAGCTGCTACGGGCTCCTGGCACCTATAATGTTCCATCAGATTACTTGTGACTCTGTGGTGCAA GTACTAAAAAAATGCTTGATGGTTTTGGAGGAGAATTCAGGTCTTCTAAAACAAAAATGGACTGGAAACACCTCAGAATCTTTTATCCACATGATAGCCTGCATCACCTACTACCTggcaaag ACGTTGCGTGTGCTCAGGAAACACGAGATGGCCAAAGCACTGATGGACTGTGGCTGCAGGCTACTTCAGGATGTCTATCATGCCCAGCTGCAGATTAGGAGACTCACCAATCAATCTGAGGGT CGTAAAACGGCAGATCAAGCCACAGTCAAGAGTGAGATGAAAATAAGTCGTCAGCTGAAGGCACTGGAAAGAAAGAACAAGAAAATAACAGTTTCAAAAGGAACACACACCCCAGAGCCTG AGACTTCTCAGACACTAACCGTCTCAGAAGATCCAAACTTATTGTACGAGCTGATCTCCAGTGGCACATTAAAGGATGCCTACATGCACG TAATGAAACTCCGACGCAAGGTGTATTTTACTGAGTTTGCTGCACTGCTACTCCAAAGAACCATGAAAGAAGGCCACATAGACCTTGTGTTGGAATGGGGGCAGAGCATGTTTCAGTTTCTTTCCAG CCGTGACGAGGCGATGGTACTGTCCACTAAATGTTTGGAGGGGCACGGTCAGATTAGAAAAAGAAGTGGAAACCAGAATGCAAAAGGAAGCGAAACCTCCCAG CACAAGAACGCTTCTTCACATGATGATACAAGAAAGCAAGCAAAGCATAAACTGGCACAGAATATGCTTTTGAAAATGAGGACTCACAG GGAAGTGCTGGCTATGGAGAACTTGCTTGCTATGATTTCATCTGTGATGCAGCGCCAAAAGAAGAGGCTACAGCTGAGGCACACTTGCGCTGTGGAGAGGGTGTGGAGATCACACCTGAACTACTACATGGCTCAGGCCCATTTAGCAGTGTTTTACCAGCGTCTGCCCCAACAACACAGAGGAGACCTGGAGCAGAG ATACAGCCAGTTTCAccctttgtgtttttctctggctTACTCTGGTGTCCTGGTATGGAGGAACAACTCGCAGCAACATGAGTTGGAGTCTTCAAATGAAGCTGTTTTACATGAAGACTCATCTGATCACATGGACTATGTGATGACAGCTCACAAAGATAGAGGAAGAAAGGATG CAGTTGATGGCTCTGTCGCAGAGGACAGATGTAAGGAGGGAGAGGGCTCTCCTCATTCTGTGGAACAGCAGATGGAGGCACAGAGGTGCACTGGTGCCACACTGCTGGAGTCAATTAACAAAGTTGCTGTGCATCTCCGGAGAGCGATG GTGTTGGCTCATCGTGGCAACCACTGGACCactctgcagtgtgtgtgtcagacactGTGGGACCAAAGCTGCAGAATCACTGTCCTTGTACAGAGAGCTGCTCAGCTTGAAACTCCATGTACGATTACAGCAGAACAGCTGCACAGTATTCTCACCCCACTGCTGGTGCTGGCCACTGACTTTATCATGGACATGCTGCAAAAACTAGGG CTCTGGAGTTTGTATGGCAGTGACTTGACTGAAGATGAGCTAGAGTCCAGTCTCCACTTCTCAGTCCCACTTGATGACAGCACCCAGGTGGATCTGCGTTGGGTCCGCACGTTGGTGTTGCACACTCTTGAGCGGCTCCATGACAGTGGCAAGTGGGAAAGCCTGGCCCACTTTGCTTTACTTTTCAACTCATACACACG GGATCGGTATACTGTTATCGTAACTCCTCTGCTTGTCCATGCCCAGAGGATGTTACTTGAAAGAATAAACTCTTTTGGAGGCCCTTCAGTCCCACAGCCACACCATGTCAACACACAGAAGGCCACTGGAAAAGAG GTGACCAATAAAAGTTATGCAGGCTGCCAGCTTCTCAGTGGTCGGATCCATCACGCCACACAGAAACGGCACCTTCACAAAAAAGCAGCACTGACAAACTCGATTCCTCGAGAAGCGGTTGATCTTACAG GTGCAGAGATACAGCACTCCATGTCCCTTGTTTGTGTCCCACTGGATGTAGAGGACACGCTGAGCTGTTATCATCAAGCTCTTGAGAAAAAAACATATTGTCTTCAGATGTTCCAGCACAGTCGCTCACTGCTTGTGCTGCTTCTGGCAAACACACAACCCT GTTTTATGATACCGACGCAGCATTGTCGGAGCCGAGGTCTCAGCCATTCAGCGAGCTTTGTGAATTTCAGTCCCGTTGTTATGCCCACTCCAAACATCCAACCATGTGACCTGACAGAGGAGGACTACAGTACTCCAGATGCTATCTATGGCTTGCCTATCAGCCGTGACCACTTGCAGACTATCATTTCTGCATACTCCACTTCTATAA AATACCTGAAGGCTAACAGCCGTGACTCCCTCAGAGTTCTGGCTCTGCATGAACTGGGAAACCTGCAGTTCTACAGTGGAAACACACG AGCTGCTCACTCATGCTGGAGTAAAGCCGTAGATTGTGCCTTGAAGAGCTCAGGTGTTTTGGAGAAATGGGATGGCGCGTCGCTTGGGAATGGCTCCCTGCAAGAAATTCTAAGGCAGGCTGGAATGTGGGGATGTCTGCAGGCGGCTGTGGTCACCGCTAAGATAGCACA GTTTATCTTAACTTCTGATATCAACCAGCGGACAAAGTACTGTCTCCTGTCTGCTTACCTGTTTAAG AGTTTGCTGTGTTGCTCCATGGCTCAACCCCAGGCAGACCTCCAGTACGCCTCCTACAGCATCGGAGATGAGTTGCTCCCTGGAGTTGACCTTTTCTCCGAACCCCACAGGCTTCACCTCGGCACAACTGTGTCAAGCCTGAACTTCATTTGCCACTGGCTTTTAACCACTGGCTACTGCATCATG CTGCTTCCTACACTAGCCCTCTATCTACATTTTGTTGGGACTGTGTGCAGAGACGTACAGCACACTGTCAAAGGCAAAATATTGAAG ATACGTGCCCTTACTGAACTGTGTCTGTTCGCTGAAGCTGTGAAGGACGCAGTTCAGCTCACACGTGGAACAGGTGTCCTTCTGCCTCATGGACAATACATTGCCAGTGCCTGTGTCCAA CCTACAAAAACATTCTGTAGCAACGAGTCTCTTCTGGACAATGCAGAG GCTTTGGAGGAACTTGTGAACTGTGACTTTACTCCAGAAGTCTGCACCCTGTATGGACCAGCACTGTGCCTCAGATTTAACCTTGCTCGTGTTCAACTAGTTCTGGCACTTACTAATGCTATCGCAGGCTATCCTGTGCCAG attctgtgGAGGGAGAAGTTTGTATCAGCGTAACAAGTTGTTCGGTGGACCCAAAAGATGATGAGCAGGACAGTCCAGACACTGATGACTGCTGTCCAAAGACAGGAGAGCAGAAAGTTCTCAATCTTGATGCTAAGAATCTAACCCCAGAAAGGATAAAG TTCCTTTTGCTGGAACGTGCCTCCTCGTGGTTAAACACCATTtcagagcagcttgaatctcaTTCCTTGTGCAAAATGGAAACCCTGGAACTGACGATAGAATCCAATCTTCTAAAGGGCAACCTCTACATGCAACAAGGACATACGGCACTTTG CTTTGACACGGCAGTTTCATCTTTGAAGCTGCTCCAAACATCACCTGTGACTGTGAGAGGATCCTGGGCT GATGATAAAGATTTTGGTGAGTCAGATGCCCAGAATGGAGACTGTCCCGGAGTAGTTGAGGCCAGTGAGAGGATTGGAGTTCATCTGTGGTTACATTGCCGCTTGGCTCTGGTCAACAGCTTGGTTGCCCACAACCCTCGCACCATTGAGCTTTTACCAG GTAAGAACATTAATGAGGAAGCAGCCCGGGTGTTACAGGAGGGTCTTGATGAGTGTGCACTGTGGGGAGACCTTGACATTCAAGCCCTGCTGTTGGTCGAAGGTGCCAGACTGGAAGCCCGGAGAGGCAAGACTGACAACAGCATGACAATGCTGCAG TCTCGGCGTTCGCCGTTTGTCCCTGTGTGTAGAAAGCAGTGA